The sequence CTTTCCGTCGATGTCGGAGCTACGCTGTCTCGTTGCGGTGGCTGAGGTTTGGCGATCAACACGTCATTTTCAGTGTCAGTCAACACGTCATTTTCAGTGTGGGTTGGTTCGACGATCGTCTTTAACAAATTTGGAGTCGTTTCTCGGAGTTTGGGATGACGATGACACCTCTAGGGAAGAAATGATGACGATGACATCATTGTATTGTCTCGATGAGGCCCACTTTGGAGTGGCGTGTGTGGGTATCTTGTGTTTGCCACTCAACAGTTTATCATGATTTTCGCCCGGTTTCCGCTAAAGGGGGCAACTCTCTTCTGCTTATTTAATTGATGAGGCAAATATTTTGCCTTCATTAAAAAAAAGGCTCCGTATCCTGATCGCATGTTACCCTCCGTGAGAAAACCCCTCTAGAGACATTGCACACTAGAAAGGGGCAGCTGGATATAACTAAGAAAACCATTGGCACAATGTAACTAAACCAAATAACACAACACAAGTGGAAAATATGATTTCAAGAATCTGGCACCACATGTCTGCCACCTCCTGAACAAAATTCAAAAATCGAATTACATGAAACACCGAATGAAAGAAAAGCCTAGATATTTACATCAGAAGTGAAATTCTAGCATCCTACCTGAGGAGTCTCAAGAGGCGATAAAGGAACACAACAGAGAGCGCTAGGTCAAGGAATCAGTGGTTCTCATTCGGAACATAGAAATCAAAGGTAACATCAACATTACCAGACGATTCTCCAGTGTCCTTGAAGTCAACACCAACGATTTTTCCTCTGTACTGCTCTTCAGATTCCTGGTACTCAGGCTTCACACGGCGCACTGGAACAGTCACAGAATACACTGTGCCAAGGCCAGCATCAGTCGAGATATCCACTTGTACATTATCACGTGATTCAATCTCGACAAATTCAGATAGTGCCTCAACAACGTTTTCCACTATCTTTTTCTTTGCTTCGTCACTGACCTCGCACCTGTCGGAGAATAGAATCATCTTCAGCCTCTGCTTTGCAATACTTGCATTTGTGTTCTCATGTATGGTTGGTGCTGGGAAGATTATCTTCCAAGCCAATTTCAAACGGTCAAAAAATCCCATATTAACAATACTGTGAAGGAAGCCTTCCATGTCTTGAGTAACAGGAGAGAAGTCCTGCCTTGAAAGAGCAGAGCAGGTACTAGATCTCCGCGGACAGCTTTGGCGCTCAATGCATAGTCGTCCTGGTGTAAGCATGAGCTTGCTAGATGCAACCCGAAGAAAAGCATGAAAGCCCTGCGAAATTATATAAATAGGTCAGTCTATCTCTACTACTTCAAAAAAGAATAGCGCCCCTTTTCCTGCCAAGCAGAGTGCTTGATCCAACCTTACATATGTTCCTCCCTTCCCTCtctgctttttttattttttcctcctaTCTCTGGGTTTTTTCACCGGTTTTCGTTAAAAAACGTCTTAACTGTCCCACCTTTTATTGACTTGCCAGATAAAATTATGTTTTCTTTGCTAAGCTAATAAGTTCATAACAAATAAGTGATTTTAATTTAGGTAGGTAAATCACGGGCATGATTTATAAACATTTACACAATCACATTAATATGGGCAGGTAAATCATGGGCTAacatactagaatatttatatcctgTTGCATCGCACAGTCATGCCTGCAATGCAAGGCAGAAGAAAACAGAACCTCACAAAATAATCAATTTAAAATTTTCAGTGGACAGACAGAACTATGGTAGGAAGAAACACCATGCATTGGTGAGCAAGACCAAACACAAACGAGTGTTTGATCAACTATGCTTTTGTAAGGATCCTAGTATATTCAGCATCAAAATCCTATTATTGCATCTTTGCAGCACACATTATCACCCCTAGTAGGATCCACAGCCAATATGTTATGTCATATTGAAATTTTTTTCAACAAAATTATGCAACAACAAGATTACCAGGGTCTAGATGATACCTGCATAACATTGCCAATATCTGTAAACAGGTATAAAGCAGCACATAAGGGTAGATATAACAGACAGGCATGTAAACACACATTTGCATTTCTGCAACAACAAAAATGAAGGATTTGCATCTCTAAAAGGAAAAGGCCCAATTGAGCAAAGCAATGGCAATACTGGTACAGGAAGAATCATAACCGAGTAAATAAATCATATCTGGAGATCCTTAAACCTCAGGATTGTTCATTCTACTTCTGTAGACAAGAACATTCTACTGTGTGCTGTTTCTCATGCGTGCCATAAAGTTAATAAACCAAATTCCCTAGATCATTAAGTTCTTAACTTTATGTTCCTTGCGAGCTGGCTAGACACATGCTCTCTAGTTTGTCTACCAAGTACTGACGGAGTCCTCCTTCGgaaatatagtactccctccgatccaaattaattgtcgGTGCTTTAgcaactttagtataaagttgtactaaagcggcaacaattaatatggattggagggagtacatTATTTGACAGTCCAACTATTTTAGAAATCATAGGGCGTAATTTGACTGTCCAAGTTCAAGGTTTTTCAAATAATTAATCCAATAAATGTGGGTGATGTTATACAAAATTGATACTGTTCCATTTGTACTCTATATCACTTTCTTATGATTTGTCATTTTGTAACTGTTAACAAAACATTGTTCACGAGATTTATGGTCAAAGCTCACACTTGGGGTGTCAAACTAGTCCCTACATTTCCAACCTGAGAGAGTAGATCTGAACATATTTCAGTATACTACATGTCATGTCCAGAAGGCATGTTAATAGTGCTTATACAAGATGAAATAAGCACCACACTACAGACAAGAAGTACAAAGTTGAAAAGGGCGAGAAATGCAAATCAGACAAGAGATGGAAGGCACAAAATTTTGGATGACCAGATTTTGCAACCATGGTTGACGCTCCTAGCACTGCTAACATGCCCAGCATCTTACTTGCATCACCAATCGAATCGACACAACATTGCAGATATCAAGCCCACTAGGTTTCGCGGCCGCGCCTACAACTGATCTTCCATGGAGCCAGTCATAAATTCAAACAGACTCCCAAGGGCAATAAAAGCAATCGATGCGGAAGCAGAGAGAAGCGCTTAGCTCTGATTTTGTGGTGTGTAGCAATCGACAGGCACTTAGCATAGAGATTAGGGTTTTGAGGGAAATGGGGATGGGGAGGATGACCTTGGAGTTGGCCGCGCGTCGGACCGGCGCGGGGAGGGACGAAGCGGAAGGAGCGAGGATTGCGCTGGCCTCGCCGGATACGCggccggagatcgccgtcgctgtCGCCATCACCATAGGTGCCCGAAGAGCTAGGGTTTTGCTTTTCAGTCCTTTGTTTCTTCTTTATTATTGCCCTTCTCTTTCTGTTCTTCTCTTCGCTGTCTAGACGTCCCAGTCGGTAGGGGAACAGAGAAATCCACGCATCGTGGAACTCCAACAACATGCCGACGCATTTTCTCCCCTCATCTTCAGTCTTTTTTTTAGTAGAAGAACAAAAAAAcggaaccggatcctctaacattgTGAAGGAAAGTCACGGTGCTACAGTGTTTGTCTAGTATAAAATGAAGAAGGAAAGTTAAAGACTGTTAGTAGATAGTTAGCAGGTTGTTTACTGTTGGTATTTACTGTAGATATATATaactaaaattaattttatttcaccaTCAGTTTCTTTGTATGTAATTACTATAAATGTACACGGTAGATCATCAATTTACAAATTAATTTAAATCGTTTTAGCCATAATCATATAGATAGAAAGAAGAAAAGTTAGGCATTATAGCTTCTCTAACTTTTCTTCTcaatgttagaggatccggttcccACAAAAACTACATAAAATCTGTACATACGCACTATTTGGTCGAATGGAGCGGCCGCGTCTCGCATGCATGTGGCTGTTAATTTTTTTGTCTTTTAGTGCATGTACTAGTTGTTAGCATTAAATGTGTTCACGTTGATTACTTCATTCCGAACAGAACAGATCCACgcaaatttattttggaattttaaattttaaaaagtcatatctttcaaactgcgcgtcggaattcagatccgttttcactACTCTTGCGATGAGATCTTTGAAACTAAATCACGCATGAgtatgtttcgacgaaatttttttgaTGCCAACTTTGATGCTATATGGTGCAACTTTAGTACTGTATTGTGCAACTTTAATACTACATCGTGCAACTTTTTGCAAAACAATTTTTAGATCTGCATGATTCAACTTCCTATGAGATTGCAGTCTAGCAACCATGACAAatttgatgtttagttggcaggattaTTGGCACACACATATACTCAGTTGGCATGGTAATATAGTCTAGTTGCACATATATTGATATTTAGTTAGCAGGACTAGTTACACACACATATACTCAGTTGGCGCGCCAATATaatctagttgcacacatattgatatTTAGTTCGCAGGACTATtaacacacacatatgctcagttggcgcgataatgtagtctagttgcacacatattgatgtaTAGTTGGCAGGCCTAtttggcacacacatatgctcagttggcgtgacaatgtagtctagttgcaaaTACATTAATGTTTAGTTGGCAGAAAGACTAGTTCGTCGAAATATACTCAtgtgggatctagtttcaaagagcaCGTCGTAAGGTTCCAAAGGTGAAAGCGAATCTTAATTTCGATGATTTATTCAAAAGTTATGGCTTTTAAAATGAAAAGAAACTATAAATTAATGTGTTTACACGTGGATGCCTTCCAATCCGTAATTAAAAACACGTTGCATGCCCCTTCTACCTTTTTTATGATGAGAAAGAATCTTTCCTTTTTTGTTTAATGGGAAAATAAACTTGATAAAAGTGATGGCGGCTGCGGAGCGCTAGCGAGTGCCGTGCCGCTCGCTAGACACGTCCTAAAAACTATGGCCTGGCGGTCAGCGCGTTTCCACAAACAGACAGATGCCGGTTTTTCTGTCTATTGTGACTCATCTTCAAACTAAATTTGGGCTAGGTTTGCATTGACAAGGGCGAGTGCGACTCCTCTCTTTGAGAGCTTTTTATAGAAACACATGCAATTTTATTCATACTAATAACAATCGCAGGTATACTGATTTGGATCTAAAATTCGAAAAAATATACAAAGTAACTTCCATGACTAATAATTACTATGAAATCTCTTCAAAACACCATTTTCGTTGTATCAATCTCTGCTAGAAAAATACTTCAAAAACTTTGATAAAGAGACTGCAATTCGAGTGGAGCAACGatgttgtcactctttcacccGCGAACATTACCAATAATGATTTTGAAAATGCCTTGAGTCCCCTATACAAAAAGATGGGAAGTCTTGATCGATGAACGTACTTGGGCTGGAGATAATCCCCTAGAAGTGCAGGACGTCGGGTCATAATGTCTTCACTATGATGCCGATGGAAGATTTCAATTTCACAAAGAATCAAACCAACTAAAAGAGTTTGGCACACTATCGTAAACTCATCAGATCTGAATAATCGGAACTACGAGAACAGAAAACTCTTTAAACTCATGACACCGCCAAAAGAATAAGAGTACGAGGATCGCTAGATAATGACGAAGAATATATAACTCTTAAAGACGCGAGGTCCTCCCACCTCTCAGCGTCAAGATGGCAGCCGAAAGCGAGGGGACCAAAAATTCCCTTGCGACGATGACGGCTGCAACATTAACAAAAATCCCCTTAAGGGTTGAGCTCCTAATCAGCGCTCTAGACGCGGTTGTCGATACTAGCACTCACACGCGCACGAGTGTGGCCTGGCCCATGTAGAAGATCGCTCAATCGCATCTCACTAGTTTCCACCAGTTTCTCGCAGGTCGCTCGATCGCATTGGACCGGTCGCGGATGAATAATTGACATGTCAATCATTGACGtttgaaaaagaaacaaaaatatatTCACACAAAATTGAAAAGTTCATGaactaaaaaatgttcatgaatttaaataaaaagttcacaaacttcaaaaaagttcatgaatttgagaaaaaaaCTACAATTTTggaaaggttcatcaattttgaaaaacttCACAAAAACGGAGaaaaatcatcgaatttgaaaagagttcatcaattttttaaaaagttcatcaaatctaaaaaaatcatcaattttgaaaaaggttcatcaaaatcgaaaaaggttcatcaatttcaaaaaaagttcatcaaattaggAAAGAGTgcattgatttttttaaaaatatgaaaTTCGA comes from Triticum aestivum cultivar Chinese Spring chromosome 5B, IWGSC CS RefSeq v2.1, whole genome shotgun sequence and encodes:
- the LOC123110990 gene encoding cell division topological specificity factor homolog, chloroplastic, whose translation is MVMATATAISGRVSGEASAILAPSASSLPAPVRRAANSKGFHAFLRVASSKLMLTPGRLCIERQSCPRRSSTCSALSRQDFSPVTQDMEGFLHSIVNMGFFDRLKLAWKIIFPAPTIHENTNASIAKQRLKMILFSDRCEVSDEAKKKIVENVVEALSEFVEIESRDNVQVDISTDAGLGTVYSVTVPVRRVKPEYQESEEQYRGKIVGVDFKDTGESSGNVDVTFDFYVPNENH